The DNA region AACTAAATTAGTTCGCGGATTGAGGTTCTAAAAACAAATTAGAGCAGGGGAAAAAATGGACACCCCTCATCATTGGACAAAAAGTGACTGCATCAAAGATTGATAGATAGCCGACTGTGTGctggaaaaaagatttttacttTGACCGTTCTTAATAAATTGTTGGTTTGCTGTTTTCCGACTCGTAGTTTTGATGCAGGGTCAGTCGGTcggcagattattttttttactttttcgtcagacaaaaaaaataaaattttaatgactGCTCTGGTCTTCTCGTGAGCCTCGCTTTACTGTGTAACAGTGTGACCACTAATAAAgtgagaacaaaagtaaggatattaaggagacaaattcacactttttaaggatattttgctgcgaacgagaataaaaaaataaggataattaaggaacaaaccaattttagttctctatcttTATTGTTACATACTATTttctatgataagaaaattatacatataaattatgccctgaaagatagaaaatataggatttcaagtaacagagaaatatgtcttactggtaacacatttccaaaaaaattacggtcagagaaaataagaaattaaggagaatagctaaaatttcaacttttttaagtatttttaagtacttttaaggagattttctttttctaaggttatttaaggaatttaaggaggagtggtaACCCTGTGTAACAAGTATGGTAGCCGTTTGAAGTGCGCGATCGCAGTGTGATCTGTTGTTttgattatttatttgcttAGCGATTTCTTTGCTATATTATCAtttaactaaaaataatttgagtGCGTGGTTTAATTGTTTTTGAGTCGGGAATAGGcgagaacaaaacaaaaaatctttaaggACGGCCTtacattaaaaaagttaaaagatgTGCGAAATTTGTAcgatgacaaaaaaaaaacagtaaaaaaggatACAAATAGGACCATTTATAATCACATttaaaacaagaataaaaatttccaaaactagtCAATATTTATAACTTAATAACGTCTTATAAAGATTTATTCTACAGAAATCACGCATGTTTGTAAATGCCACAAATAGCTCAAAATCCACTAACTagcaaaagttttatttacaaaaagtttTAACACATTATATCTAAACGACATGGCGTTTCACATTGCATAGGATGTTCGTTTTATGGAAAACACATCACACAGCCATTATTTCGGCTATGGAGGTATAGCATAATTAACTGCGCTTTTATTCTTGAATCCCAAACCGACATTTTCAATACACCACTGATTCTTTTTTCTGCTGTTTCTTTTTTACACCAGTCGCAGCGTAATGTTCTTGGAAGCTGTTTCGTGTTGTTAGATACTCCACGCGCGCTTCTTCGTAGAGTTCAGGTTTTGCTAGCCTGCAacgaaacaaaaatataacaacaatGCCAAAGATGTATAACTGAATCTTCCCTAACTTTTTGGTTTGTAGAACACCACTTATCGCCGTCGCAATAAACATACAGAACATAGTATATACGCTTCAAGACAATAAAAGATGTTGCATTTTTTCACCTAATGTACTCAAGGCCCAGTGCTTCTCAACAAACTTACGCCCTCAAATAAAATAACGACGTGGTACATAACATAGGAGACACTGCAATGTATCTATAAATCATCCCCCAGACAGTTGACTATTTTTTTTCCACCAGGCATTAGAATAAGGAAGTACATACATTTCTTTGAGACAACTCTTCATCGCTTTTGTTTCCTTTCCACAAGACCACGCCATCGAAATTGTTCGGCCTTTAACGCATTCAGCAAAACCTAGaagttgaaaatataattttgtcaCATTGAAAAATCCCTACCATTAAGtatatgttgttttttgtttcaaagaCTTTTGCAGGAAAGGCTTTTCCCGAAATCTttaaaacttggaaaaagtttgtGCCTGCAATGCCTTTTTGACTTTAGACTTTATGTTGCCATGATGTCACCTAATATAAAAacgtttataaaatttatacacagATAAACGAATATTCATCAAACTTTCTCTTAAAAGGACTGGCTCATAGATTTTCAGGAAATTCTTCTAAGTTAAGAAACAGTTGCGTATAAAAATGTGCAAACATATATAACTTGTTTATCTACAATATAGACATACACCAAACAATAAACAGACCAGCAGGCGCATTTATTCGCCACCtaaaacttttttatgtttGGAATGGAAGAAAATTTGACAGATTGAATTCTCATCCTTATACTGATGAAGGTGTTCACACATTTTAATCCTTATGGTGTGTATAGTCACGCTTTTTAAACagatttgtaaaaaattaaatattgttgTACTTACTGGCCATGACATCTTTGCATAGTACTTTGGCCTTTTTCTTCATCAAGTTTGGGATAAGCACTTCAGACTCAATTTTTCGTAAATGATCTCCTTTAGCCCAAGGAGCTATATCAAGAAGCTCCTTGTTAACAGCTTTTTTTCCATGCAAATCTTTTATTTCTTCGaccatttcttcttcttttagtAGAAAAATAATATACGTATATAATGTGcagtaaaaattataataataataataataataataataataataataataataataataataataataataataataataataataataataataataataataataataataataataataataataataataataataataaaggcAGCCAATGAGACTAAAGGTGGTTGCATTTTGTCAAGTTTTACAAGGCAATGTTGTTTGGTGGAAACAAAGAAATTATTGAAGCTTGAATCAAATAACCAGCTTTATTCAGGAAAGATTACCAATGTGTAACATGCGGCAATAAGCACAGGTGTCTGTGTGCTTTTGGAGGTTCAGTGTTTTTCAGTTTGTTAAAAAGGTAGCCATTCTGTATGTGCTATTAATGCCACACCTACTTGCCAATCCTAATATGGAAACATTTTGTGTGCTATCTTGAAATTACTCAGTTTTTATTTGTAGTGTTCACTTAGAGGTGATCACTGTATGATTGAAGAACTTTGTGACAATGTGGATATGCATACTGccccttatttatttattttttgttaaaacttgatATTCTGCATACTATGGCGCTTTTTCATTGCAGTGGGCATCCCTGAGGTCATCAGTGACACACGGAAAGCTTTTAAGCCGATCTCACAAAAGCCTCCATCATGGGGGTAGGCTTTCGTCAAAGTTGACATCAAAGTTGTAGGCAATATCCTAGCAATTCTCTGCCACACT from Hydractinia symbiolongicarpus strain clone_291-10 chromosome 6, HSymV2.1, whole genome shotgun sequence includes:
- the LOC130647253 gene encoding COX assembly mitochondrial protein homolog — encoded protein: MVEEIKDLHGKKAVNKELLDIAPWAKGDHLRKIESEVLIPNLMKKKAKVLCKDVMASFAECVKGRTISMAWSCGKETKAMKSCLKEMLAKPELYEEARVEYLTTRNSFQEHYAATGVKKKQQKKESVVY